The genomic segment TGGCAGTGAAGCGCCCTTCCGAGATTTCACGCGTCAGCTGCCGTTTCACCAGGGTGACGATATCCTGACGTTCCCTGTTCGCATCACGACGCGCACGGGCACGCTTTATTCCACGGGACTTAAGCTCTGTCTGGTAACTGCGGAAACGCTCACGCACAAAACGCCAGGCTTTCGCTATCAGTTCATCCATACCCAGGGTATCCAGTCCCTGCTTTTTACGCTGTCTGTTTTCCCATTCAACACGACTGCGGCGCGCAGCAACCACTGCATCCTCAGACACATCAAGGGCGGCAAATAGCGCCGGTGTGAACGTGATATCGGTCGGAATGTAGCACCCGATAAGCGGATCATATTCCGTCTGGTAGGTAATCAGTCCCAGCTCTGCAAGGAACGTCAGGGCTCGGGTGGCCCGGGTGATGGAGAGTTTTCCGGCAGCAGACTCCGTCGCCAGTCCGCACTCAATGGCCAGCGTAGTGATGGAGCACTGGACGCGGTTGGCCAGCGGGTCATAGTGAAAACACAGCCCCTGCAGCAGCGCATCAATGGCCCGGCGACGCAGTCCCTTCGAACGGGCATGTGCCACATGAATGGCGAAATCAAAACGGGAGGTGAAGCCCACCGCCTTTTCCATCAGTTTTTCGCAGAACTTCAGCGTTCCGGCACCTTCACGGGGTGTGAACACCGGATTCGGGTTCTTTACCTGGCGGTAATACGTTTGTTGAAGATCAGTCACACCATCCTGCACTTACAATGCGCAGAAGGAGTGAGCACAGAAAGAAGTCTTGAACTTTTCCGGGCATATGACTATACTCCCCGCATAGCTGAATTGTTGGCTATACGGTTTAAGTGGGCCCCGGTAATCTTCTTCGCAGTCGCCAAACTTGACGAAGATTATCGGGGTTTTTGCTTTTCTGGCTCCTGTAAATCCACATCAGAACCAGTTCCCTGCCACCTTATGGCGTGGCCAGCCACAAAATTCCTTAAACGATCAGTAATCTAGCATGCTACGACACAAAGTAAAGTCTTTACTTTAGTATATCCAGTCTCTGCAGTTCATCTTTGATAATTTTCTCAATGAACTGAGCCTGTGTTATCCCCTCTCTCTCGCAGTACTCAACCATGAGATCTTTCAGAGGATTTTTGACAAAAACTTTTATCTCTTTGTGTGTAAGACGTTTTCTTGCAACAGCGGCCATTTGTTTCTCAGAGTCAGTCATAGGCTTACCTCTGCGCACAAACCGCTTTTGACTCAATGAGGAAGTCACTGCATTTTCTGTCTGCGACACCTCGCCTCCTCAATACTCAAACAGGGATCGTTTCGCAGAGGATACTACAGTTTTTTGAAATCAGCGACTTGAGAATTGTGACGAAGATCTGTGTTGTACTGCTCATATACCCAGGCAGCCCCGGCCCGAACCATAAACTGATTAATATTCATTCCGTCTGGTGCATAAACCTGCCCGAGAATACGACCATAACGATCTCGCTGAAAATATGTGACGGTAACCGTTTTTCCTGCGACCAGTGATCTCATCATGTCTGTTGACCACCGGCCATAATCCTGTTTCTTTTCCGGTGCATCAATATTTACCAGCCTGATCCGCACCGCCTTCCGTGAGTCCATTACCTCGATGGTATCACCGTCCAGTACACGAACAACCCGTCCATGAATATATGCAGACAATACCGGCCATGAAAAGATAAATAATACCAGTGGAATATATTTCCTCATGTTATTCTCCATATCAAATAAATGGCACCTGTATTTCAGCCCCCCTGAATATCGCAGCACACATTGAATAAAACCTTATTTTGTGAAATTAATCACAAAATATAAAATCGCGACTTAATACGGAAAAAACTCTGTGCTACTCAGAACTGTCCGGTCATACTGCCCGACCGGAGATTAAAAAAGTAAATCTCATGCATTATTCAGCCTTCTGACTCCTGGAGTAATGAAGGCTGCTTTTTTCGTTACACCCTTCCCCGGCAGCGCCGGTGGCAGTGTGCAGCCCTTTTTCGGGCAAACTGCTGCCAGTCTGTCCGGGGCGCAACACCGGCAGCCCGTCGCCATGCTTCTGCCGCTTCCATCCAGCGTCCACTGACCTCCAGAATAACGGCCCGGCTTCCGGCACGCTGCCAGCGCCAGACCTGACCGTTCCGTGAACTGTTTCTGAATCCATTCATTTTTCTGCCCCTCCCTTTTAGTTGTCAGTATTATTGTGGTAAATAATTCAGTGGACCGATTTCCTTTCGGGCATGGAAGTTATTTCCTTTTAAGCCTTATTGTTTCAGCCTCCTGAAGTTCTTCGGGGAGGCTTTTTTTATTTCTCATTAAGTACGGCCTGAAGTTCTGCCTTTATCCGGTTCTGACGGCGAATTTTCGCCAGACGCTCTGCCGCATACGCTTCCTCTTCCTGAGAAATATGCTCCGTTACATACCCTTCCGTGTCATACCGGCAGGCACCGGCTTTCATGGCACACAGATAGCTTTCTGAACGGGTGATGGCCTTCAGCGCCCGGCGCAGTTTTTTATGCGAGAGCGGGATATTCCGCTGCGCCACGTCTTCCAGTAACACGTCCCGGATACCGCAGGCCAGAAGCCGGGGCGTGTCACCGTCAAATAATCCCGGCCACCAGGGCTTCAGGGTGTTCACAGCCTCATCCAGCGTGGGCAGGTTCAGATAAATGGACAGCGCTTGTCTGGCCTGCGCTTTTTTTGCCGCCAGCTCTGCTTCCCGGGCTGCTTTCTCGGCCAGCTTCTGCTTTTTCACCTTCCATTTTGGTGGCGTGGTGACATTGATGATGGTTTTCCGGCTGCGGACAGGCGTCCCCCCTTCTGTTTTCCGCTTCAGTGTCAGTACCGGTCGCTTCTGCTCTGTCATGCTGTGTTCTGCCTCTGACGAATCATCCTCTTGCGGCCAAAGATACCACACCCGTTACAGCGCCAGAACGCCCAGCACAGCCAGATGACAGGCATAGAACGTCGGGAAAAAATCTCCGGGCCAGAAACGGGGTAATGATTTCCCTGCACAGGACACCAGACCAACGGTCAGCACCGTCATCACAAGGCCGGCCACCGCCGCGGCATCACTGGTGGCAAGGTTAAGCGCCGGAATAACAGCCAGCAGGCATGCAACCAGCGCCAGACGTTCCGTTCTGTCTTCCGCCCGGTACAGCCGGTGGCTGACTGCCAGCATCAGCAGCCCGGCAATGCCGTAACTGGTGCCGGACAAAGGTCCCCACAGTGCCATCAGGAGAATGGCCGCTGCTGTACGCCACCCACTGCGCGTTTCACACCACGTCAGCACCTGTGCCGCCACTGCAAAGGCAAACAGGATATTCCCCTCATACCACGGAAAGCCTGCCAGATAATACGCGAACTGGGCAATAATTCCCCATCCCCACAGCCGGTTAATGGCCGACTGCCTGATATGCGCATGGCGGGACAGATTCAGCCCCCACACCAGAG from the Escherichia coli DSM 30083 = JCM 1649 = ATCC 11775 genome contains:
- the repA gene encoding incFII family plasmid replication initiator RepA; translated protein: MTDLQQTYYRQVKNPNPVFTPREGAGTLKFCEKLMEKAVGFTSRFDFAIHVAHARSKGLRRRAIDALLQGLCFHYDPLANRVQCSITTLAIECGLATESAAGKLSITRATRALTFLAELGLITYQTEYDPLIGCYIPTDITFTPALFAALDVSEDAVVAARRSRVEWENRQRKKQGLDTLGMDELIAKAWRFVRERFRSYQTELKSRGIKRARARRDANRERQDIVTLVKRQLTREISEGRFTANREAVKREVERRVKERMILSRNRNYSRLATASP
- the tap gene encoding RepA leader peptide Tap produces the protein MPGKVQDFFLCSLLLRIVSAGWCD
- a CDS encoding replication regulatory protein RepA; the protein is MSQTENAVTSSLSQKRFVRRGKPMTDSEKQMAAVARKRLTHKEIKVFVKNPLKDLMVEYCEREGITQAQFIEKIIKDELQRLDILK
- a CDS encoding fertility inhibition protein FinO gives rise to the protein MTEQKRPVLTLKRKTEGGTPVRSRKTIINVTTPPKWKVKKQKLAEKAAREAELAAKKAQARQALSIYLNLPTLDEAVNTLKPWWPGLFDGDTPRLLACGIRDVLLEDVAQRNIPLSHKKLRRALKAITRSESYLCAMKAGACRYDTEGYVTEHISQEEEAYAAERLAKIRRQNRIKAELQAVLNEK
- the traX gene encoding conjugal transfer pilus acetylase TraX, coding for MTTDNTNTTRNDSLAARTDTWLQSLLVWSPGQRDIIKTVALVLMVLDHANRILHLDQTWMFLAGRGAFPLFALVWGLNLSRHAHIRQSAINRLWGWGIIAQFAYYLAGFPWYEGNILFAFAVAAQVLTWCETRSGWRTAAAILLMALWGPLSGTSYGIAGLLMLAVSHRLYRAEDRTERLALVACLLAVIPALNLATSDAAAVAGLVMTVLTVGLVSCAGKSLPRFWPGDFFPTFYACHLAVLGVLAL